In methanogenic archaeon ISO4-H5, the following are encoded in one genomic region:
- a CDS encoding cobaltochelatase CobN2, with protein sequence MKIVILSIQSADSQTLAEPARKLSNVGIPVEIHTWNHEEIDDDPVQLQELIRHTQDADFTFIRCMSDVYRCKKFERYEKCFPKCRGLVFVYSGSPDITLLQRGSFKGTEEQYKELCRYCAHRGSENEYGLFLTAARFCGFTNVEAPEPIVPRTDGIYHPRYPRDITPEEYYKTLDPSKPTIGLFFTSAMWIYNNLKHVDRMIEVYESKGMNVIPVFYTAASYAIEGSKTTRDIFRKYYTRDGKPIVDAVNTLTAFSVLNASKENEGLGVPDDQNFYDYITNVPVIHAIGVSGEYNDFETDKIGLNKHEIVSNVAFPELDGDIIGFPVSCTPSKSGMKKAQPIDDRIERMAELTYNWAKLRRTPASERKVAILMWQSRPNSGCIGNAAGLDTPESIAGLLQELDKQGYTVENVPENGRQMIEEILDGVTNDLDSMSVATMREKAVDLVPSGTYEKQFESIPSWDQEQMRKDWGDCPGTICVDGNDVVIPGIKKGNVFIGYQPLRGTADKMEENIHDPVIFAQHQYLAYYRWIRDVFKADMVIHVGTHGTIEWLPGKNVGMSSKCDPDVVLGGLPNLYYYVVDDPGEGIQCKRRINSVLLGHMPPSMARAGEYEELSEMEVPLQDYFTLKGNASPERKKELINQIYLSAKEHDMFNDLNIAEDPGAEGFEPYIIPLHEYLSEVKDALVRSDMHVIGRVPKDTHFDEMVYSLVRLDNGNIRSLRDAYAENAGVDMQDALDDPTGKLPSGELKSVAADRLDAELQEFLGWLREHDYNTQTGINEIKKRYGKVSSDLKESLRFTCEKVVPNVRKMSEELGNTLKGLNGEYVLPGPSGAPTRGNADILPMGRNFYSLDPDTVPNRTAWEIGKKMADQMIEKYVSEKGEFPREVGFIIWATDTMKTGGDDVAYLLWLMGVKPVWSKTGGQVIDLEVIPIKELGRPRVDVSINITGLFRDTFPNLIDMLDDAVNLVIGLDESDEDNSLAANLRKDIVDGIAEGLTPDEARQRNSVRIFGAPPGGYGTGVNKAIESGAWKTVEDLADVYIDWCSNGYSKGNYGQKMRSEFTRRFSKVSVTVKNMPDREIDLLDCDDVYEYLGGMNAFVRAYGKKDAMTIMGDGSNPKNTKVRSTKEELRYTFRSKVLNPKFINGLKEHGYRGAAELANITEYTMAWGATSDVAEDWMYEGMTDKFLLDPDTREWMMDVNPYAAMNILNRLEEAIERGLWNATDEYKEKLKNLFIETEERIEELTDR encoded by the coding sequence ATCAGAGAATGAATACGGATTGTTCCTCACTGCCGCACGCTTCTGCGGATTCACGAATGTCGAAGCACCCGAACCCATCGTACCGCGTACCGACGGCATCTACCATCCCCGTTACCCCCGCGACATAACTCCGGAGGAATACTACAAGACCTTAGATCCCTCCAAACCCACCATCGGCCTCTTCTTCACATCCGCCATGTGGATCTACAACAACCTGAAGCATGTGGACCGCATGATCGAGGTCTACGAATCGAAGGGGATGAACGTCATCCCCGTCTTCTACACCGCCGCCTCCTATGCGATAGAAGGCAGCAAGACGACCCGGGACATATTCAGGAAATACTACACGCGCGACGGCAAGCCTATCGTCGACGCAGTCAACACCCTCACCGCATTCTCCGTCCTCAATGCTTCGAAGGAGAACGAAGGATTGGGCGTCCCGGATGACCAGAACTTCTACGATTACATCACCAATGTCCCGGTGATACATGCCATCGGTGTGAGCGGAGAATACAATGATTTCGAAACCGACAAGATTGGACTCAACAAACATGAGATTGTTTCCAACGTGGCCTTCCCCGAACTGGACGGAGATATTATCGGTTTCCCGGTCAGCTGCACCCCGTCCAAGAGCGGCATGAAGAAGGCCCAGCCCATCGACGACAGGATAGAACGCATGGCGGAACTCACCTACAATTGGGCCAAACTACGCCGCACACCAGCTTCGGAAAGGAAAGTGGCCATTCTCATGTGGCAGTCCCGCCCCAACTCCGGATGCATCGGCAACGCGGCGGGACTCGACACCCCTGAGAGCATCGCAGGACTCCTGCAGGAACTCGATAAACAGGGATACACTGTGGAGAACGTGCCCGAGAACGGCAGGCAGATGATTGAGGAGATCCTCGACGGAGTTACCAATGACCTCGACAGCATGTCGGTCGCCACCATGAGAGAGAAAGCGGTGGACCTCGTACCGTCTGGCACATACGAGAAACAGTTCGAATCCATACCCTCCTGGGACCAGGAACAGATGAGGAAGGATTGGGGAGACTGCCCCGGAACGATCTGTGTGGACGGGAACGATGTCGTCATCCCCGGCATAAAGAAAGGCAACGTTTTCATCGGTTACCAGCCCCTCAGGGGTACGGCCGACAAGATGGAGGAGAACATCCATGACCCTGTCATCTTCGCACAGCACCAGTATCTCGCCTACTACAGATGGATCCGCGACGTGTTCAAGGCCGACATGGTGATCCATGTGGGAACCCACGGAACCATCGAGTGGCTCCCCGGCAAGAACGTGGGCATGTCCTCCAAATGCGATCCCGACGTGGTCCTCGGCGGACTTCCCAACCTTTACTATTACGTGGTGGACGACCCCGGAGAGGGGATCCAGTGCAAGAGAAGGATCAACTCCGTACTGCTGGGTCATATGCCGCCTTCGATGGCACGTGCCGGAGAATATGAGGAACTCTCGGAAATGGAGGTTCCCCTACAGGATTACTTCACCCTGAAAGGCAACGCCTCTCCCGAGCGCAAAAAGGAACTGATCAACCAGATCTATCTGAGCGCAAAGGAGCATGACATGTTCAACGACCTGAACATAGCCGAAGACCCGGGTGCGGAAGGGTTCGAACCATACATCATACCTCTGCACGAGTACCTCAGCGAAGTCAAAGATGCTCTCGTGAGATCTGATATGCATGTGATCGGCAGGGTTCCCAAGGACACTCACTTCGATGAGATGGTCTACTCCTTGGTCAGACTGGATAACGGAAATATCAGGTCGCTGAGAGACGCCTACGCAGAGAATGCGGGGGTCGACATGCAGGATGCACTCGACGACCCCACAGGAAAGCTTCCCTCGGGAGAACTCAAGAGCGTCGCTGCTGACCGTCTCGATGCTGAACTTCAGGAATTCCTGGGCTGGCTAAGAGAACACGATTACAATACCCAGACCGGGATCAATGAGATTAAGAAGAGATACGGCAAAGTCTCCTCCGACCTGAAGGAAAGCCTGCGGTTTACCTGCGAGAAGGTGGTCCCCAACGTCAGGAAGATGTCCGAGGAACTCGGCAACACATTGAAAGGACTCAACGGAGAATACGTGCTCCCCGGACCGTCAGGAGCACCCACCCGCGGCAATGCCGATATCCTTCCTATGGGACGCAACTTCTACAGCCTCGATCCGGACACAGTTCCCAACCGTACCGCATGGGAGATCGGTAAGAAGATGGCCGACCAGATGATCGAGAAGTACGTCTCCGAGAAGGGAGAGTTCCCGAGAGAGGTCGGATTCATCATCTGGGCCACGGACACCATGAAGACCGGAGGTGACGATGTGGCCTACCTCCTGTGGCTCATGGGCGTCAAACCCGTATGGTCCAAGACCGGCGGACAGGTCATCGACTTAGAAGTTATACCAATCAAAGAATTGGGAAGACCCAGAGTGGATGTGTCTATCAACATCACTGGTCTTTTCAGGGACACCTTCCCCAACCTCATCGACATGCTCGACGACGCGGTGAACCTCGTGATAGGACTCGACGAATCAGATGAGGACAACAGCCTCGCAGCCAACCTCAGGAAGGATATCGTCGACGGAATAGCGGAAGGTCTGACTCCGGACGAAGCCCGTCAGAGGAACTCCGTAAGAATCTTCGGTGCCCCTCCGGGAGGGTACGGTACCGGTGTGAACAAGGCCATCGAGAGCGGTGCCTGGAAGACCGTGGAGGATCTCGCCGACGTGTACATAGACTGGTGTAGCAACGGATACTCCAAAGGCAACTACGGTCAGAAGATGAGAAGCGAGTTCACCAGGAGGTTCTCCAAGGTGTCCGTCACTGTGAAGAACATGCCCGACAGGGAGATCGATCTCCTGGACTGCGATGACGTCTACGAGTATCTCGGAGGAATGAACGCCTTCGTAAGAGCTTACGGCAAGAAAGATGCCATGACCATCATGGGCGACGGCTCCAACCCCAAGAACACCAAGGTCCGCAGCACCAAGGAGGAGCTGAGGTACACGTTCAGGAGCAAGGTCCTCAATCCCAAATTCATCAACGGACTGAAGGAACACGGTTACCGCGGTGCGGCCGAACTGGCCAACATCACCGAGTACACCATGGCATGGGGTGCCACCTCCGATGTGGCGGAGGACTGGATGTACGAAGGCATGACCGACAAGTTCCTGCTAGACCCAGACACCAGGGAATGGATGATGGATGTCAACCCCTATGCGGCGATGAACATCCTGAACCGTCTCGAGGAGGCTATCGAGAGAGGTCTGTGGAACGCAACCGACGAGTACAAGGAGAAACTCAAGAACCTCTTCATCGAAACCGAGGAACGTATTGAGGAACTGACTGACCGCTGA